The Neovison vison isolate M4711 chromosome 10, ASM_NN_V1, whole genome shotgun sequence genome has a segment encoding these proteins:
- the LOC122918683 gene encoding histone H3.3A encodes MARTKQTARKSTGGKAPRKQLATKAARKSAPSTGGVKKPHRYRPGTVALREIRRYQKSTELLIRKLPFQRLVREIAQDFKTDLRFQSAAIGALQEASEAYLVGLFEDTNLCAIHAKRVTIMPKDIQLARRIRGERA; translated from the exons ATGGCTCGTACAAAGCAGACTGCCCGCAAATCGACCGGGGGTAAAGCTCCAAGGAAGCAACTGGCTACAAAAGCCGCTCGCAAGAGTGCGCCCTCTACCGGAGGGGTGAAGAAACCTCATCGTTACag GCCTGGTACTGTGGCACTCCGTGAAATTAGACGTTATCAGAAGTCCACTGAACTTCTGATCCGCAAACTTCCTTTCCAGCGTCTGGTGCGAGAAATTGCTCAGGACTTCAAAACAGACCTGCGCTTCCAGAGTGCAGCTATTGGTGCTTTGCAG GAGGCAAGTGAGGCCTATCTGGTGGGCCTCTTTGAAGACACCAACCTGTGTGCTATCCATGCCAAACGTGTCACAATTATGCCAAAAGACATCCAGCTAGCGCGCCGCATACGTGGAGAACGTGCTTAA